In the Gossypium arboreum isolate Shixiya-1 chromosome 10, ASM2569848v2, whole genome shotgun sequence genome, one interval contains:
- the LOC108487460 gene encoding 60S ribosomal protein L7-1-like, with translation MMTEEEGLPLPYVSEIVLKKRKIRDELAITRRTQLELGKYGAKKSKKQSDVSDIKRPEQFIKEFRDRELDLIRMKQRAKRPKSMIPKLRSNLLFVIRLQGKNDMHPKTRKILYNLGMRKLFSGVFVKATEGVMEMLQKVEPYVTYGYPNLKNMKELIYKKGYARIDKKAVPLTDNNIIEQTLGKHGIICIEDIVHEIANVGPHFKEVIHFMGPLMLSKPEDGLIKGKKQPYKEGGDAGNRGDEINDLISKMN, from the exons ATGATGACGGAAGAGGAAGGACTGCCATTACCATATGTATCGGAGATAGTGttgaagaaaaggaaaataagagATGAGTTAGCTATTACAAGGAGGACCCAGTTGGAGTTGGGTAAATACGGAGCGAAGAAAAGCAAGAAGCAATCTGATGTTTCCGACATCAAAAGACCCGAACAATTCATTAAAGAGTTCAGAGACAGG GAATTGGACCTGATCAGAATGAAACAGAGGGCAAAGAGACCAAAATCGATGATACCAAAACTGAGATCAAACTTGCTTTTCGTTATCCGTTTACAAGG CAAAAATGATATGCATCCGAAAACTAGGAAGATCCTATACAATCTGGGAATGAGGAAACTTTTCAGTGGTGTCTTTGTGAAGGCAACTGAGGGTGTGATGGAAATGCTACAAAAGGTGGAGCCCTATGTTACATATGG ATATCCTAATCTTAAGAACATGAAGGAGCTGATTTACAAGAAGGGCTATGCAAGGATTGACAAGAAAGCGGTTCCTCTGACTGATAATAATATCATCGAACAG ACATTGGGAAAGCATGGAATCATATGCATAGAAGATATTGTGCACGAAATCGCTAATGTCGGTCCACATTTCAAGGAGGTTATTCATTTTATGGGACCCCTTATGCTGAGCAAGCCGGAAGATGGATTAATCAAAGGGAAGAAACAACCGTACAAAGAAGGCGGAGATGCCGGAAACCGCGGAGATGAAATCAATGACCTAATCAGTAAGATGAATTAG
- the LOC128282294 gene encoding putative pentatricopeptide repeat-containing protein At1g12700, mitochondrial, producing MKKHYNHHLFPRFTGNFKEALKFFQAMQNSGLELDIVPYTILIDGLCKARHIEVAKELFRQLSDSGLKLNVYKYGVMINGLCKEGLPDEAYRFFGSMGDNDCSPNRCCYNVMIRGLLRNNYTSKAMQLLMKMVGRCIHYQLIYGSHRTF from the coding sequence GTAATTTCAAAGAGGCATTGAAATTTTTTCAAGCAATGCAAAACAGTGGGTTGGAACTTGATATTGTCCCATATACTATCCTAATTGATGGGCTGTGCAAAGCTAGGCATATTGAAGTTGCCAAGGAATTATTTCGTCAACTCTCAGACAGTGGTTTAAAATTAAATGTTTACAAATATGGTGTAATGATTAATGGACTGTGTAAAGAGGGATTGCCAGATGAAGCATATAGGTTTTTTGGGAGCATGGGAGATAATGACTGTTCGCCTAATCGTTGTTGTTATAATGTAATGATTCGGGGGTTGCTTCGAAACAACTATACCTCAAAGGCAATGCAACTTCTTATGAAAATGGTTGGTAGATGTATTCACTACCAACTTATTTATGGATCTCATCGTACATTCTAA
- the LOC108488454 gene encoding two-component response regulator ORR10-like has product MGMAIDRDDTQFHVLAVDDSLIDRKLIERLLKTSSFQVTAVDSGSKALEFLGLNNNDADDDEEYEQRDSNTESVSSDEDQDHQDLGLGVNLIITDYCMPGMTGYDLLKKIKKSSSFKDIPVVIMSSENIPSRINRCLEDGAEEFFLKPVQLSDVNKLRPHLMKGRSKDIDSSHKTTSTRLITSGN; this is encoded by the exons ATGGGTATGGCTATTGATCGTGATGACACCCAGTTTCATGTTCTTGCTGTTGATGATAGTCTCATTGATAGGAAGCTCATTGAAAGGCTCCTCAAGACTTCCTCTTTCCAAG TTACTGCTGTGGATTCTGGAAGTAAAGCATTGGAGTTTCTTGGATTGAATAATAATGATGCTGATGATGATGAAGAATATGAACAAAGGGATTCAAACACTGAATCTGTTTCGTCTGATGAAGATCAAGATCATCAAGATTTGGGATTGGGGGTGAATTTGATTATCACTGATTATTGTATGCCTGGGATGACTGGCTATGATCTTTTGAAAAAGATCAAAAAATCTTCATCTTTCAAAGACATACCAGTTGTCATCATGTCTTCTGAGAATATCCCATCGAGAATCAACAGATGTTTGGAAGATGGAGCTGAAGAATTCTTTTTGAAACCAGTTCAATTATCTGATGTAAACAAGCTCAGGCCTCACCTGATGAAAGGAAGATCTAAAGACATTGATTCCTCTCATAAAACAACATCCACTCGTTTGATTACCTCTGGAAATTAA